From a single Candidatus Poribacteria bacterium genomic region:
- a CDS encoding M6 family metalloprotease domain-containing protein produces the protein MIKPVLVLHYLSSSIRIILRSLTIGVITLALFPLLSIAAPPNPYLYFNEDSTSGEFAPKTPQSRAEFLEALDGCCFAREQGVLQSDGIEYVLALKIDFADMPGRREGAAFDQYLFATEGISLKTYYRENSYGQMDVQPGPVGGVFPKGNTWIRAKKPMTYYGEGGRILERYRELVREACEAADAVVDFSQYDRDNDGIVDHIFLIHSGNDQASSGVIEDIASLLIPTVNAVYDGVRVNTAAVVAEEPDFQHPHLGIYFHEFFHDFGAPDIYGFDFIIDRRDHKWGLMSQFGPYQGPAELGVGNGLQPSHIIGYLKWDFDAHPQNGRLGWIQPVQITQNQQIDVPSFELGPTDNKLFKIDIHASATPVRGEATEFFLIENRNKTSGANFDTYLPESGILIWHIDETDPYPLGTYDASQQIWLEDPADPEHLGIYQKDDANLIDVRTITDGAAYSADDEQTAFTPGTLPNSNANDGTVTGISITNIGPEGPTIPILVSFGDTYEPNDTFATAFPITYAQTYESFLFDSDDTRDVYKLEATRDITILVTLADIPPGKNYRLSLYTVTGEMIATGENATDIGGLKLIYQPDTTDIFYIVVESDGGSSSVDSYRLRVEHLQAGDFALDEIKVYPNPFLTSETAVTFAYRLSASQIADNIRLEIYIPTGDLVYSETREAAGTQGKFEWHAVTRNGSPIAPGIYIYRISARQADMLVQEIGKLSIVK, from the coding sequence TTGATTAAGCCTGTTTTAGTTCTACATTATCTCTCTTCGTCCATACGAATAATCTTACGGAGCTTGACGATTGGTGTCATCACCCTTGCTCTCTTTCCTCTGCTAAGTATCGCTGCACCACCAAATCCATACCTCTATTTTAATGAAGATTCAACAAGTGGTGAATTCGCACCTAAAACGCCTCAAAGCAGAGCAGAATTTCTTGAGGCACTTGATGGATGCTGCTTTGCCAGAGAACAAGGGGTCTTGCAGTCAGATGGTATAGAGTATGTCCTCGCTTTGAAAATAGATTTTGCTGATATGCCCGGACGTAGAGAAGGCGCGGCGTTCGATCAATACCTGTTCGCAACGGAAGGTATCTCCCTAAAAACGTATTATCGTGAAAATTCTTATGGACAGATGGATGTTCAGCCCGGTCCTGTAGGTGGCGTTTTCCCGAAAGGTAACACATGGATTCGTGCTAAAAAACCGATGACCTATTACGGCGAAGGCGGGAGAATCCTCGAACGCTATCGGGAATTGGTTCGCGAAGCGTGCGAAGCTGCGGACGCAGTCGTTGACTTTTCACAATATGACAGAGACAACGATGGAATCGTTGATCACATCTTCCTTATCCATTCAGGGAATGACCAAGCTTCAAGTGGTGTCATAGAGGACATCGCTTCCCTTCTAATACCCACCGTCAATGCCGTTTATGATGGGGTAAGGGTCAATACCGCAGCCGTTGTCGCCGAAGAACCCGATTTTCAACATCCGCACTTAGGCATCTATTTCCACGAGTTCTTTCACGACTTTGGGGCACCTGATATTTACGGATTCGACTTCATCATAGATAGACGCGATCACAAATGGGGACTGATGAGCCAATTTGGTCCCTACCAAGGTCCGGCAGAATTAGGTGTCGGAAACGGCTTACAGCCGAGCCATATTATTGGATACCTCAAATGGGATTTTGATGCGCACCCGCAAAATGGGCGCCTTGGCTGGATTCAACCCGTTCAGATAACACAAAACCAACAGATTGATGTTCCGAGTTTTGAACTCGGGCCCACAGATAATAAGCTTTTCAAAATTGATATTCATGCGTCAGCAACACCCGTTCGTGGAGAAGCGACAGAATTCTTCCTCATAGAAAATCGGAACAAAACGTCAGGGGCGAATTTTGATACCTATCTACCTGAATCAGGCATACTAATTTGGCATATTGATGAGACGGATCCTTACCCGCTTGGGACTTATGATGCATCTCAGCAAATTTGGCTTGAAGACCCAGCAGATCCGGAACACCTCGGAATTTATCAAAAAGACGATGCCAATCTTATAGATGTGCGAACGATAACCGATGGTGCCGCTTACTCCGCAGATGATGAACAGACGGCTTTTACGCCCGGAACCCTGCCGAATAGTAATGCTAACGACGGCACTGTAACCGGTATTTCTATTACGAACATCGGGCCGGAAGGTCCGACGATTCCTATCCTTGTGTCGTTCGGTGATACTTACGAACCAAACGATACGTTTGCGACTGCGTTCCCTATTACATACGCACAGACTTACGAATCTTTTCTTTTCGATTCAGATGATACACGAGATGTTTACAAATTAGAAGCAACTCGTGACATCACGATTTTGGTGACGTTGGCTGACATCCCCCCAGGCAAAAACTACCGCTTGTCCCTCTACACAGTAACGGGTGAGATGATCGCTACTGGCGAAAATGCGACTGACATCGGTGGACTGAAGCTCATTTATCAACCCGATACGACAGACATATTCTACATTGTCGTGGAATCAGATGGGGGATCCAGCAGTGTTGATTCTTACCGTTTGCGTGTAGAGCATCTTCAGGCAGGAGATTTCGCACTTGATGAGATAAAAGTATATCCAAACCCTTTTCTTACCAGCGAGACAGCGGTGACATTCGCCTATCGGCTGTCTGCTTCACAAATCGCCGATAACATTCGACTTGAGATTTATATCCCCACCGGAGATCTTGTCTATAGTGAAACACGTGAAGCTGCAGGGACGCAAGGTAAATTTGAATGGCACGCTGTAACTCGGAATGGCTCACCTATCGCGCCGGGCATTTATATTTACCGTATTTCTGCCAGGCAGGCAGATATGCTTGTCCAAGAAATAGGGAAATTGAGCATTGTAAAATGA